Proteins from one Malaya genurostris strain Urasoe2022 chromosome 2, Malgen_1.1, whole genome shotgun sequence genomic window:
- the LOC131428709 gene encoding transmembrane GTPase Marf isoform X3 — translation MSETNQIFVRAKKKINDIFCEIEDYVGETTRFIEALPAIVEIVDKAEAEMFRSYVLKVSGIREVLSRDHMKVAFFGRTSNGKSSVINAMLRDRILPSGIGHTTNCFCQVEGVDGDEAYLVKEGCDEKLSVKSVKQLANALCQEKLSESSMVRIFWPRKRCSLLRDDVVFVDSPGVDVSPNLDDWIDNHCLNADVFVLVLNAESTMTLAEKSFFHEVSTRLSKPNIFVLNNRWDASASEPEFQESMDLEKVKAQHQERCMDFLVKELKVATQKEADERVFFVSARETLQARLNEAEGKPAIAGALADGFQNRYFEFQDFERKFEECISKSAVRTKFEQHSLRGKGISSEMRSMLDDIYERANVLRNQKLDQKKKLTDRIASTETQLMQVTREMKMKIHNMVEEVEQKVSKALNEEIWRLNILVDEFNLPFHTDVLVLNVYKKEINAHVENGLGSNLRARLSTALAMNVETAQREMTDRMTALIPSEKIVAHTTHIVTRNQPFEMLYTLNCQNLCADFQENLDFQFSWGITAFIARFNGKMRAGNRKAITHNRQNSNMNVSQIMSPSSPMCLMPENELITQEQLSVISKVAIASIGSQGTLGLLVAGVLLKTIGWRVIVGVGVLYGSVYLYERLSWTNTAKEKSFKNQYVQHATRKLKLIVDLTSANCSHQVQQELSSTFARLCRAVDTATTDMNTELKDIENSLAVIEANQKQIKVLSNKANFIQRELEIFDSNYIKEN, via the exons ATGTCAGAGACGAaccag ATCTTCGTACGGGCCAAGAAAAAGATTAACGACATATTCTGCGAAATCGAGGACTATGTGGGGGAAACGACCAGATTCATCGAGG CTCTTCCAGCGATAGTTGAAATCGTCGACAAGGCGGAGGCAGAAATGTTTAGAAGCTACGTGTTAAAGGTGTCTGGAATCCGAGAGGTTCTATCTCGTGATCATATGAAGGTAGCTTTCTTCGGACGAACATCTAACGGCAAGAGCTCTGTCATAAACGCTATGTTACGGGACAGAATTTTACCAAGTGGAATTGGCCATACCACCAACTGTTTCTGCCAGGTAGAAGGTGTCGATGGGGACGAAGCTTATCTGGTGAAGGAAGGGTGTGATGAAAAGCTGAGTGTTAAG TCTGTCAAACAATTGGCCAATGCCTTGTGTCAGGAAAAACTCTCGGAAAGCTCCATGGTACGAATATTTTGGCCTCGCAAGCGATGCAGCTTATTACGGGACGATGTGGTATTTGTCGATTCGCCTGGGGTAGATGTGTCGCCAAATCTGGACGATTGGATCGACAATCATTGCCTGAACGCTGACGTGTTTGTCCTGGTGCTAAACGCGGAGTCGACAATGACTCTAGCG gAAAAATCATTCTTTCATGAAGTATCAACTCGGTTGTCCAAACCAAACATATTTGTGTTGAACAATCGTTGGGACGCCTCTGCCTCGGAACCGGAATTTCAAGAATCG ATGGACCTGGAAAAG GTCAAAGCACAGCATCAAGAGCGTTGCATGGACTTTCTAGTGAAAGAGTTGAAGGTGGCAACCCAAAAAGAAGCAGACGAACGAGTGTTCTTCGTGTCGGCTCGCGAAACACTTCAAGCCCGGTTAAATGAGGCCGAAGGAAAACCCGCAATCGCCGGTGCGCTGGCTGATGGTTTCCAAAATCGTTATTTCGAGTTTCAGGACTTTGAACGCAAATTCGAGGAGTGCATCTCCAAGAGTGCCGTTCGGACTAAGTTCGAGCAGCACAGTTTGCGAGGCAAAGGCATTTCCAGTGAAATGCGTTCGATGTTAGATGACATCTACGAGCGAGCGAACGTGCTGCGAAACCAAAAACTAGACCAAAAGAAAAAACTAACCGATCGGATTGCCAGCACCGAGACACAGTTGATGCAAGTAACACGAGAAATGAAGATGAAGATTCACAACATGGTGGAGGAAGTCGAACAGAAAGTATCGAAGGCACTGAATGAAGAAATTTGGCGGCTAAACATTCTTGTCGATGAGTTCAATTTACCCTTTCACACCGATGTCCTGGTACTGAACGTGTACAAGAAGGAAATCAATGCCCACGTGGAGAATGGTCTCGGATCGAACTTGAGGGCGCGCCTCAGCACGGCGCTAGCGATGAATGTCGAAACAGCACAACGTGAAATGACTGATAGGATGACGGCTTTGATACCCTCCGAGAAAATCGTTGCTCACACCACTCATATTGTGACAAGAAATCAACCCTTTGAAATGCTTTACACactaaattgtcaaaacttgtgcGCAGATTTTCAAGAGAACctcgattttcaattttcctGGGGAATCACGGCTTTTATCGCCCGCTTCAATGGCAAAATGCGAGCTGGCAATAGAAAAGCAATAACACACAATAGACAGAATAGCAACATGAAT gTATCGCAGATAATGTCGCCAAGTTCACCGATGTGTCTTATGCCCGAAAACGAGTTAATTACACAAGAGCAGCTGTCAGTGATATCGAAGGTAGCGATTGCATCGATTGGTTCCCAGGGTACTCTCGGTCTTTTGGTAGCAGGAGTG CTTCTCAAAACCATCGGCTGGCGAGTGATCGTTGGGGTGGGTGTTCTCTACGGTAGCGTTTATCTGTATGAACGGTTATCGTGGACTAACACAgcgaaagaaaaaagttttaagaACCAATACGTACAGCATGCAACGCGGAAGCTGAAACTGATTGTTGATTTGACATCCGCAAATTGCAGTCACCAGGTGCAACA AGAATTATCCAGTACCTTTGCACGGCTGTGCCGTGCGGTTGATACTGCAACGACCGACATGAACACCGAATTAAAGGATATTGAAAACTCATTGGCGGTGATTGAGGCTAACCAGAAGCAAATCAAGGTGCTGAGCAACAAGGCCAATTTCATTCAACGCGAACTGGAGATTTTCGATAGCAACTACATCAAAGAAAACTGA
- the LOC131428709 gene encoding transmembrane GTPase Marf isoform X1, which yields MAAYLNRTLSMMTGANGAVSAYETAALIDANASPRGLHTGAGIVGHNDVSPLQIFVRAKKKINDIFCEIEDYVGETTRFIEALPAIVEIVDKAEAEMFRSYVLKVSGIREVLSRDHMKVAFFGRTSNGKSSVINAMLRDRILPSGIGHTTNCFCQVEGVDGDEAYLVKEGCDEKLSVKSVKQLANALCQEKLSESSMVRIFWPRKRCSLLRDDVVFVDSPGVDVSPNLDDWIDNHCLNADVFVLVLNAESTMTLAEKSFFHEVSTRLSKPNIFVLNNRWDASASEPEFQESMDLEKVKAQHQERCMDFLVKELKVATQKEADERVFFVSARETLQARLNEAEGKPAIAGALADGFQNRYFEFQDFERKFEECISKSAVRTKFEQHSLRGKGISSEMRSMLDDIYERANVLRNQKLDQKKKLTDRIASTETQLMQVTREMKMKIHNMVEEVEQKVSKALNEEIWRLNILVDEFNLPFHTDVLVLNVYKKEINAHVENGLGSNLRARLSTALAMNVETAQREMTDRMTALIPSEKIVAHTTHIVTRNQPFEMLYTLNCQNLCADFQENLDFQFSWGITAFIARFNGKMRAGNRKAITHNRQNSNMNVSQIMSPSSPMCLMPENELITQEQLSVISKVAIASIGSQGTLGLLVAGVLLKTIGWRVIVGVGVLYGSVYLYERLSWTNTAKEKSFKNQYVQHATRKLKLIVDLTSANCSHQVQQELSSTFARLCRAVDTATTDMNTELKDIENSLAVIEANQKQIKVLSNKANFIQRELEIFDSNYIKEN from the exons ATGGCCGCCTATCTGAATCGCACGCTATCGATGATGACCGGTGCGAACGGTGCGGTTTCGGCCTACGAAACGGCGGCATTGATTGACGCTAACGCTTCGCCCCGGGGGTTGCACACCGGTGCCGGAATCGTTGGACACAACGACGTTTCTCCGCTGCAGATCTTCGTACGGGCCAAGAAAAAGATTAACGACATATTCTGCGAAATCGAGGACTATGTGGGGGAAACGACCAGATTCATCGAGG CTCTTCCAGCGATAGTTGAAATCGTCGACAAGGCGGAGGCAGAAATGTTTAGAAGCTACGTGTTAAAGGTGTCTGGAATCCGAGAGGTTCTATCTCGTGATCATATGAAGGTAGCTTTCTTCGGACGAACATCTAACGGCAAGAGCTCTGTCATAAACGCTATGTTACGGGACAGAATTTTACCAAGTGGAATTGGCCATACCACCAACTGTTTCTGCCAGGTAGAAGGTGTCGATGGGGACGAAGCTTATCTGGTGAAGGAAGGGTGTGATGAAAAGCTGAGTGTTAAG TCTGTCAAACAATTGGCCAATGCCTTGTGTCAGGAAAAACTCTCGGAAAGCTCCATGGTACGAATATTTTGGCCTCGCAAGCGATGCAGCTTATTACGGGACGATGTGGTATTTGTCGATTCGCCTGGGGTAGATGTGTCGCCAAATCTGGACGATTGGATCGACAATCATTGCCTGAACGCTGACGTGTTTGTCCTGGTGCTAAACGCGGAGTCGACAATGACTCTAGCG gAAAAATCATTCTTTCATGAAGTATCAACTCGGTTGTCCAAACCAAACATATTTGTGTTGAACAATCGTTGGGACGCCTCTGCCTCGGAACCGGAATTTCAAGAATCG ATGGACCTGGAAAAG GTCAAAGCACAGCATCAAGAGCGTTGCATGGACTTTCTAGTGAAAGAGTTGAAGGTGGCAACCCAAAAAGAAGCAGACGAACGAGTGTTCTTCGTGTCGGCTCGCGAAACACTTCAAGCCCGGTTAAATGAGGCCGAAGGAAAACCCGCAATCGCCGGTGCGCTGGCTGATGGTTTCCAAAATCGTTATTTCGAGTTTCAGGACTTTGAACGCAAATTCGAGGAGTGCATCTCCAAGAGTGCCGTTCGGACTAAGTTCGAGCAGCACAGTTTGCGAGGCAAAGGCATTTCCAGTGAAATGCGTTCGATGTTAGATGACATCTACGAGCGAGCGAACGTGCTGCGAAACCAAAAACTAGACCAAAAGAAAAAACTAACCGATCGGATTGCCAGCACCGAGACACAGTTGATGCAAGTAACACGAGAAATGAAGATGAAGATTCACAACATGGTGGAGGAAGTCGAACAGAAAGTATCGAAGGCACTGAATGAAGAAATTTGGCGGCTAAACATTCTTGTCGATGAGTTCAATTTACCCTTTCACACCGATGTCCTGGTACTGAACGTGTACAAGAAGGAAATCAATGCCCACGTGGAGAATGGTCTCGGATCGAACTTGAGGGCGCGCCTCAGCACGGCGCTAGCGATGAATGTCGAAACAGCACAACGTGAAATGACTGATAGGATGACGGCTTTGATACCCTCCGAGAAAATCGTTGCTCACACCACTCATATTGTGACAAGAAATCAACCCTTTGAAATGCTTTACACactaaattgtcaaaacttgtgcGCAGATTTTCAAGAGAACctcgattttcaattttcctGGGGAATCACGGCTTTTATCGCCCGCTTCAATGGCAAAATGCGAGCTGGCAATAGAAAAGCAATAACACACAATAGACAGAATAGCAACATGAAT gTATCGCAGATAATGTCGCCAAGTTCACCGATGTGTCTTATGCCCGAAAACGAGTTAATTACACAAGAGCAGCTGTCAGTGATATCGAAGGTAGCGATTGCATCGATTGGTTCCCAGGGTACTCTCGGTCTTTTGGTAGCAGGAGTG CTTCTCAAAACCATCGGCTGGCGAGTGATCGTTGGGGTGGGTGTTCTCTACGGTAGCGTTTATCTGTATGAACGGTTATCGTGGACTAACACAgcgaaagaaaaaagttttaagaACCAATACGTACAGCATGCAACGCGGAAGCTGAAACTGATTGTTGATTTGACATCCGCAAATTGCAGTCACCAGGTGCAACA AGAATTATCCAGTACCTTTGCACGGCTGTGCCGTGCGGTTGATACTGCAACGACCGACATGAACACCGAATTAAAGGATATTGAAAACTCATTGGCGGTGATTGAGGCTAACCAGAAGCAAATCAAGGTGCTGAGCAACAAGGCCAATTTCATTCAACGCGAACTGGAGATTTTCGATAGCAACTACATCAAAGAAAACTGA
- the LOC131428709 gene encoding transmembrane GTPase Marf isoform X2 yields the protein MAAYLNRTLSMMTGANGAVSAYETAALIDANASPRGLHTGAGIVGHNDVSPLQIFVRAKKKINDIFCEIEDYVGETTRFIEALPAIVEIVDKAEAEMFRSYVLKVSGIREVLSRDHMKVAFFGRTSNGKSSVINAMLRDRILPSGIGHTTNCFCQVEGVDGDEAYLVKEGCDEKLSVKSVKQLANALCQEKLSESSMVRIFWPRKRCSLLRDDVVFVDSPGVDVSPNLDDWIDNHCLNADVFVLVLNAESTMTLAEKSFFHEVSTRLSKPNIFVLNNRWDASASEPEFQESVKAQHQERCMDFLVKELKVATQKEADERVFFVSARETLQARLNEAEGKPAIAGALADGFQNRYFEFQDFERKFEECISKSAVRTKFEQHSLRGKGISSEMRSMLDDIYERANVLRNQKLDQKKKLTDRIASTETQLMQVTREMKMKIHNMVEEVEQKVSKALNEEIWRLNILVDEFNLPFHTDVLVLNVYKKEINAHVENGLGSNLRARLSTALAMNVETAQREMTDRMTALIPSEKIVAHTTHIVTRNQPFEMLYTLNCQNLCADFQENLDFQFSWGITAFIARFNGKMRAGNRKAITHNRQNSNMNVSQIMSPSSPMCLMPENELITQEQLSVISKVAIASIGSQGTLGLLVAGVLLKTIGWRVIVGVGVLYGSVYLYERLSWTNTAKEKSFKNQYVQHATRKLKLIVDLTSANCSHQVQQELSSTFARLCRAVDTATTDMNTELKDIENSLAVIEANQKQIKVLSNKANFIQRELEIFDSNYIKEN from the exons ATGGCCGCCTATCTGAATCGCACGCTATCGATGATGACCGGTGCGAACGGTGCGGTTTCGGCCTACGAAACGGCGGCATTGATTGACGCTAACGCTTCGCCCCGGGGGTTGCACACCGGTGCCGGAATCGTTGGACACAACGACGTTTCTCCGCTGCAGATCTTCGTACGGGCCAAGAAAAAGATTAACGACATATTCTGCGAAATCGAGGACTATGTGGGGGAAACGACCAGATTCATCGAGG CTCTTCCAGCGATAGTTGAAATCGTCGACAAGGCGGAGGCAGAAATGTTTAGAAGCTACGTGTTAAAGGTGTCTGGAATCCGAGAGGTTCTATCTCGTGATCATATGAAGGTAGCTTTCTTCGGACGAACATCTAACGGCAAGAGCTCTGTCATAAACGCTATGTTACGGGACAGAATTTTACCAAGTGGAATTGGCCATACCACCAACTGTTTCTGCCAGGTAGAAGGTGTCGATGGGGACGAAGCTTATCTGGTGAAGGAAGGGTGTGATGAAAAGCTGAGTGTTAAG TCTGTCAAACAATTGGCCAATGCCTTGTGTCAGGAAAAACTCTCGGAAAGCTCCATGGTACGAATATTTTGGCCTCGCAAGCGATGCAGCTTATTACGGGACGATGTGGTATTTGTCGATTCGCCTGGGGTAGATGTGTCGCCAAATCTGGACGATTGGATCGACAATCATTGCCTGAACGCTGACGTGTTTGTCCTGGTGCTAAACGCGGAGTCGACAATGACTCTAGCG gAAAAATCATTCTTTCATGAAGTATCAACTCGGTTGTCCAAACCAAACATATTTGTGTTGAACAATCGTTGGGACGCCTCTGCCTCGGAACCGGAATTTCAAGAATCG GTCAAAGCACAGCATCAAGAGCGTTGCATGGACTTTCTAGTGAAAGAGTTGAAGGTGGCAACCCAAAAAGAAGCAGACGAACGAGTGTTCTTCGTGTCGGCTCGCGAAACACTTCAAGCCCGGTTAAATGAGGCCGAAGGAAAACCCGCAATCGCCGGTGCGCTGGCTGATGGTTTCCAAAATCGTTATTTCGAGTTTCAGGACTTTGAACGCAAATTCGAGGAGTGCATCTCCAAGAGTGCCGTTCGGACTAAGTTCGAGCAGCACAGTTTGCGAGGCAAAGGCATTTCCAGTGAAATGCGTTCGATGTTAGATGACATCTACGAGCGAGCGAACGTGCTGCGAAACCAAAAACTAGACCAAAAGAAAAAACTAACCGATCGGATTGCCAGCACCGAGACACAGTTGATGCAAGTAACACGAGAAATGAAGATGAAGATTCACAACATGGTGGAGGAAGTCGAACAGAAAGTATCGAAGGCACTGAATGAAGAAATTTGGCGGCTAAACATTCTTGTCGATGAGTTCAATTTACCCTTTCACACCGATGTCCTGGTACTGAACGTGTACAAGAAGGAAATCAATGCCCACGTGGAGAATGGTCTCGGATCGAACTTGAGGGCGCGCCTCAGCACGGCGCTAGCGATGAATGTCGAAACAGCACAACGTGAAATGACTGATAGGATGACGGCTTTGATACCCTCCGAGAAAATCGTTGCTCACACCACTCATATTGTGACAAGAAATCAACCCTTTGAAATGCTTTACACactaaattgtcaaaacttgtgcGCAGATTTTCAAGAGAACctcgattttcaattttcctGGGGAATCACGGCTTTTATCGCCCGCTTCAATGGCAAAATGCGAGCTGGCAATAGAAAAGCAATAACACACAATAGACAGAATAGCAACATGAAT gTATCGCAGATAATGTCGCCAAGTTCACCGATGTGTCTTATGCCCGAAAACGAGTTAATTACACAAGAGCAGCTGTCAGTGATATCGAAGGTAGCGATTGCATCGATTGGTTCCCAGGGTACTCTCGGTCTTTTGGTAGCAGGAGTG CTTCTCAAAACCATCGGCTGGCGAGTGATCGTTGGGGTGGGTGTTCTCTACGGTAGCGTTTATCTGTATGAACGGTTATCGTGGACTAACACAgcgaaagaaaaaagttttaagaACCAATACGTACAGCATGCAACGCGGAAGCTGAAACTGATTGTTGATTTGACATCCGCAAATTGCAGTCACCAGGTGCAACA AGAATTATCCAGTACCTTTGCACGGCTGTGCCGTGCGGTTGATACTGCAACGACCGACATGAACACCGAATTAAAGGATATTGAAAACTCATTGGCGGTGATTGAGGCTAACCAGAAGCAAATCAAGGTGCTGAGCAACAAGGCCAATTTCATTCAACGCGAACTGGAGATTTTCGATAGCAACTACATCAAAGAAAACTGA